The following coding sequences lie in one Variovorax terrae genomic window:
- a CDS encoding M48 family metalloprotease produces the protein MSPERLNQLKLPDETKLGLGLVIVYLLFDVTQSLTFGGWQMAEMLGLEPNARTAGVLQLILLAVISVGLVVWRRRSILRSLGAQRLEEADPALAEDAAYLARHIARGRGSFLVTSNFSDMNAFCFAGGRTSWVVLGAGLRVLFRKQRERARAVLAHECAHLDSGDVGYVVIAWYLLCAYALLAVVNLVVSQGYFWLRVPSVLPAYDQAGGLVGLLEVNARYIFSAGFSGLIAVLGVWLLQRYFFQLREFRADERAAQAGFRGALVEMFSNPSAIRSLSPWRALLTMHPASVRRIDRLSSEQAWGRLDVYFLAGMGFIVARLGSEIPSGNSGDLPSAALTLSELLSRLGDLLQAGGWPLAASISFEVVMAFIVALHTLRMAATQARLGAGLLYRLSFLFSATLVVFIGAFLGEISAWGELARLANVSQPWTMSNALDTSFLTGLLLAGMYCFFATAIVMVAPRALRHAPRSTARQLVSLLLCALGLASLLQAGANLIGIAVGAVFGGLPPWDVPWMPASSVQPVEGVPSAMQAFTILLILTAILSFPRWLGAWQPKAVVAVNEGWLV, from the coding sequence ATGTCTCCCGAACGGCTGAACCAGCTCAAGCTGCCAGACGAAACCAAGCTGGGACTGGGACTGGTGATCGTCTACCTCCTCTTCGACGTCACGCAGTCGCTCACCTTCGGGGGTTGGCAAATGGCCGAGATGCTGGGGCTCGAGCCCAATGCGCGCACGGCTGGTGTGTTGCAGCTGATCCTGCTGGCCGTGATTTCTGTAGGCTTGGTGGTGTGGCGACGTAGGAGCATCTTGCGCAGCCTTGGCGCACAACGGCTGGAGGAGGCGGATCCCGCGCTGGCAGAGGATGCCGCCTACCTCGCCCGGCACATCGCCCGAGGGCGAGGCAGCTTCTTGGTCACGTCGAACTTCAGCGACATGAACGCCTTTTGCTTTGCAGGAGGCCGTACGAGCTGGGTCGTCCTGGGCGCGGGACTTCGTGTGCTGTTTCGCAAGCAACGTGAACGGGCCCGCGCGGTCCTGGCACATGAATGCGCGCATCTTGACAGCGGCGACGTAGGCTATGTGGTGATCGCTTGGTACCTGCTGTGCGCCTACGCACTGTTGGCCGTTGTGAATCTCGTGGTAAGCCAGGGCTACTTCTGGCTGCGTGTTCCCTCGGTGTTGCCCGCATACGACCAGGCCGGCGGTCTTGTCGGCCTGCTGGAGGTGAACGCCCGTTATATCTTCTCCGCCGGCTTCAGTGGTCTGATCGCGGTGCTCGGTGTCTGGTTGCTGCAGCGGTATTTCTTTCAATTGCGGGAATTCCGGGCCGATGAGCGTGCGGCGCAAGCGGGGTTTCGGGGGGCATTGGTTGAGATGTTCAGCAATCCGTCGGCAATACGGTCGCTATCGCCCTGGCGGGCATTGCTCACGATGCACCCAGCATCGGTGCGGCGCATCGACCGATTGTCATCGGAGCAGGCTTGGGGGCGGCTCGATGTCTATTTTCTTGCGGGTATGGGTTTCATCGTTGCCCGATTGGGAAGCGAGATACCGAGCGGCAATTCGGGCGATCTGCCTTCGGCCGCTCTGACCCTGTCGGAGTTGCTGTCGAGGCTGGGTGACTTACTTCAAGCCGGAGGGTGGCCGCTGGCCGCCAGCATCTCGTTCGAAGTAGTGATGGCGTTCATCGTTGCGCTGCACACCTTGCGCATGGCGGCGACCCAGGCTCGCCTAGGGGCTGGCCTACTGTACCGGCTCTCCTTCCTGTTCTCAGCGACGCTGGTGGTATTCATTGGGGCTTTTCTGGGGGAGATCAGTGCTTGGGGGGAGCTGGCTCGCCTCGCGAATGTATCGCAGCCGTGGACGATGTCGAATGCGTTGGACACGTCATTCTTGACGGGTCTGTTGCTGGCAGGTATGTACTGTTTTTTTGCGACAGCCATCGTGATGGTTGCGCCGCGGGCGCTGAGGCATGCGCCCCGCTCGACCGCTCGGCAGCTGGTGAGCCTGCTGTTGTGCGCACTCGGCCTGGCATCCTTGCTCCAAGCCGGAGCGAACCTGATCGGCATTGCTGTGGGTGCCGTGTTTGGGGGGCTGCCGCCTTGGGATGTTCCGTGGATGCCGGCTTCGAGCGTCCAACCGGTTGAGGGGGTGCCCAGCGCCATGCAGGCCTTTACGATCCTCCTGATACTCACAGCTATCCTGTCTTTTCCGCGCTGGCTGGGCGCGTGGCAGCCCAAGGCAGTCGTTGCAGTGAATGAGGGCTGGCTGGTATAA